A stretch of Brachyhypopomus gauderio isolate BG-103 chromosome 3, BGAUD_0.2, whole genome shotgun sequence DNA encodes these proteins:
- the pdk2a gene encoding pyruvate dehydrogenase (acetyl-transferring) kinase isozyme 2, mitochondrial, which yields MKFVRFIMKNSALASVPKHIDHFAKFSPSPLSMKQFLDFGSTNACEKTSFVFLRQELPVRLSNIMKEINLLPDRLLSTPSVQRVHSWYVQSLMEILEFLERSPEDHRVLGEFVDTLVNIRNRHNDVVPTMAQGVIEYREAFGQDPLTNQNIQYFLDRFYMSRISIRMLINQHTLVFDGATNPIHPNTIGSIDPHCEVTEVVKDAYESAKMLCDQYYLSSPHLLLQELNTNDSNQSISIVYVPSHLYHMLFELFKNAMRATIENCSEGTSLPPIEVMVALGGEDLSIKMTDRGGGVPFRKTENLFSYMYSTAPVPQLDQQHRAPLAGFGYGLPISRLYARYFQGDLQLYSMEGFGTDAVIHLKALSTDSVERLPVYNKTALRNYKMSQGADDWCVPSKEPLDLAVFRLAK from the exons ATGAAGTTTGTTCGGTTTATTATGAAAAATTCTGCTTTGGCCAGCGTGCCGAAGCACATCGATCACTTTGCTAAATTCTCGCCGTCTCCTCTCTCGATGAAGCAGTTTCTAGATTTTG GATCCACAAACGCCTGTGAGAAAACTTCATTCGTTTTCTTGAGGCAAGAACTCCCCGTGCGTCTCTCGAACATAATGAAAGAGATTAATTTACTCCCTGACCGTCTGCTGTCTACTCCGTCCGTTCAGCGGGTACATAGCTG GTACGTTCAGAGTTTGATGGAGATCCTTGAATTCTTGGAAAGAAGTCCTGAAGATCACAGAGTCCTGGGAGA GTTCGTGGATACACTAGTGAATATCAGGAACAGACACAACGATGTGGTTCCCACCATGGCCCAAGGCGTGATTGAGTACAGAGAGGCTTTTGGTCAAGATCCGCTCACCAATCAGAACATCCAGTACTTCTTGGACCGATTTTACATGAGTCGCATATCCATCCGAATGCTTATCAACCAGCACA CTCTGGTCTTTGATGGGGCCACAAATCCTATCCACCCCAACACCATTGGAAGTATCGACCCGCACTGCGAAGTGACGGAGGTTGTCAAAG ATGCTTACGAGAGCGCCAAGATGCTGTGTGACCAGTACTACCTCAGCTCTCCTCATCTGCTGCTGCAGGAGCTGAATA CCAACGACAGTAATCAGTCCATCAGCATAGTGTATGTGCCGTCTCATCTGTACCATATGCTGTTTGAGTTGTTCAAG AATGCTATGAGGGCAACCATTGAGAACTGTAGTGAAGGCACTAGTCTTCCACCTATTGAGGTTATGGTGGCTCTCGGAGGGGAGGATCTTTCTATCAAG ATGACTGACAGGGGTGGTGGAGTTCCTTTCCGGAAGACCGAGAATCTTTTCAGCTACATGTACTCCACGGCGCCGGTGCCTCAGTTGGACCAGCAGCACAGAGCTCCCCTG GCTGGATTTGGGTACGGGCTGCCGATCTCGCGTCTGTATGCAAGGTACTTCCAAGGAGACCTGCAGCTGTACTCTATGGAGGGTTTTGGGACGGATGCCGTCATTCACCTCAAA GCGTTATCCACCGACTCTGTGGAAAGGCTTCCAGTGTACAACAAGACGGCTCTGCGGAACTACAAGATGAGTCAGGGGGCGGACGACTGGTGTGTGCCCAGCAAAGAGCCTCTGGACCTGGCTGTGTTCCGACTGGCCAAGTGA
- the LOC143510152 gene encoding uncharacterized protein LOC143510152 codes for MLALGIWVLPALCVCAVGKKETGNSNEMKMWWREDPLQQSLDLVYTEIEHLKNQQLIMKQRQDDMKKVMTYCTQTRAYKESDANLTSLQEGSSPVLLPFAQDDEDEDSDSDGHLLPDPCNHYTALDQSWRATNFSTKNVACDRRVNWKGWYRMFYRGKTIQMPEICIKKEMCGTHAPLWLVGGHPRLRDGIVTRKICGHWNNNCCAFKSHPIQVKACRGNYYVYKFVQPMACHLAYCADVNTLVCGRCKKDEICTSRDKINWFCKKSPSRVKSRVHFFASYPGRLSGKVNRIQYRKVYVNVGQAFNRLTGVFTAPVTGVYQFFFSTQTANNGAKTDLWLVVNGYWVAVSHTQVSRSNSVGNLSTYMTSLRKGALVYITHNCGNSWANAASNTITFGGSLLLKRK; via the exons ATGTTGGCCTTGGGCATTTGGGTGCTACCtgcactgtgtgtctgtgcagtcGGCAAAAAGGAGACTGGAAACTCA AACGAGATGAAGATGTGGTGGAGAGAGGACCCCCTACAGCAGTCTCTTGATCTGGTGTACACG GAGATTGAACACTTGAAAAATCAGCAATTGATAATGAAACAAAGACAAGATGACATGAAAAAG gtTATGACGTACTGTACCCAAACACGAGCATACAAAGAAAGTGACGCTAATCTAACATCTCTGCAAGAAG GTAGCAGCCCTGTGCTCCTCCCCTTTGCCCAAGACGATGAAGATGAAGACAGTGATTCAGATGGCCACTTGCTGCCTGACCCCTGCAATCATTACACTGCGCTGGACCAGAGCTGGAGGGCCACCAACTTCAGCACCAAGAATGTCGCCTGCGACCGGCGGGTCAACTGGAAAGGCTGGTACCGCATGTTCTACCGCGGCAAAACCATTCAAATGCCCGAGATCTGCATAAAAAAGGAGATGTGCGGAACCCACGCCCCGCTGTGGCTGGTCGGCGGACACCCACGCCTGCGTGACGGCATCGTCACCCGCAAGATCTGCGGTCACTGGAACAACAACTGTTGTGCCTTCAAATCGCATCCTATCCAAGTGAAAGCGTGCAGAGGCAACTACTACGTCTACAAATTTGTCCAGCCGATGGCCTGTCACTTGGCCTACTGTGCAG ATGTTAACACACTTGTGTGTGGGAGGTGCAAGAAAGATGAGATCTGCACCAGCAGGGACAAGATCAATTGGTTTTGTAAGAAATCACCAAGCAGGG TGAAATCCAGAGTCCACTTCTTCGCCTCCTATCCTGGCCGCTTGTCAGGGAAAGTGAACCGCATCCAGTACAGGAAGGTGTACGTCAACGTGGGACAGGCTTTCAACCGGCTCACGGGTGTGTTCACCGCGCCAGTCACGGGCGTCTACCAGTTCTTCTTCTCCACACAGACTGCAAACAACGGTGCCAAGACTGACCTGTGGCTTGTTGTAAATGGCTACTGGGTTgctgtgtctcacactcaaGTCAGTAGGTCAAATTCAGTGGGAAATCTCTCGACGTACATGACCAGTTTACGCAAAGGTGCCTTGGTGTATATAACCCATAACTGTGGGAACTCTTGGGCAAACGCAGCGTCCAATACCATCACATTTGGGGGGTCACTGCTTTTAAAACGAAAGTAG